From Calothrix sp. PCC 6303, a single genomic window includes:
- a CDS encoding FG-GAP repeat domain-containing protein, with amino-acid sequence MAANLSTELNRSSISLSETNSLTNSTPQVFPLSSGGNSTNFTPVLKDTDVSLNSVNEDVGKPTGTVGTLISSLVKLGVNVTDTDSSAITGIAITAINTNSGSWFYSTDSNSWKEINFASDTEALVLVANDSTRIYFQAYPDFNGAIASALSFRAWDTTDGSLNGSYTNALSGNSAFSLEKEIASIVVNPINDAPFNIIPESQFVGEDSTLIFSKNNGNAIKINDIDSSGVNNFQVTLSVVDGILSVTNTSDVINIVGNDSGKIILKGSIDNINAVITGLDSNQGLIFKPKSNFNGVTKLSIISDDLNTSNNVDEDFVNINVISVNDAPSFVIEQNISIVEDAGRQQLDNWVKNISPGAENESNQTVQFFINTNNPALFAELPKIASDGTLTYRIGDNLSGSATVSVYTEDDGGTENGGINRSVIQNFTINVDRVNDAPVNNVPTSITIDEDSNFTFSNQSQQLISITDIDAGTNPIQVTLTAESGMLIVNGSNSVKIDGNSSEKLTLTGTVDNINNILNGLIYKPRINFNGQSKIDVITTDQGNTGKGDIGKDEDTINITINQVNDIPTFTKGGDLVVSEDAPSQIIENWAKNISKGAENEAEQIIEVIIKNDNNSLFAQDGQPAIALDGKSGTLSYKLAPNAFGTANVTVQISDGIDVSTTQTFTITAKSVNDAPSFILGENQIINEDAGSQTIQNWARNISKGAENESQQKLKFEVSNNKPNLFAVQPTVSNDGTLTYTPANNANGTATVTIKLVDDGGVENGGINSTQAQTFNIIINSVNDAPRFTKGTDIAVTAGAGKQLITQWAKDFVAGSSDEITQTVSQYIITNNSEPKIFDVLPSIDSKGNLTFTPTNKLDTPTTAIISVQVQDSGGTANGGVDVSQIQTFAITVNPLFADINPPITSITEGNSATTEYQFTVNLSKASTAIVTVDYQTEDETATTEDNDYIANSGTLTFQPGEISKTIKVKIQGDTKFEANQTFKLNLSNPNNVTLGKKSSNITIVNDDAQPVIKINNVRQREGNQNFSPFEFSVDLSNSSDDFIMVDYATIDESATVAKEDYLPTNGTLTFNPGETQKTIVVNVKGDTKFEENETFKIRLDNLKNASLMVTDRNGVGTIVNDEGGSGADFNSDRIPDLFWQNRSSGETAIWLMDGSKLETGIFLEQVAPSWKVDALGDMNGDGNTDLLWRDYKTGENAIWFTDGTKVTDTKYITPVEDLNWHIEAVADFDQDGQLDILWYQHQSGELAIWQMKNSQLSQGYSLPIIEFNWEVVGVADFDGDGGVDIYRRNRKSGENAVLLMDGFKVGLDVLFDPVEDLNWDMIETADFDSDGKVDILWRNRQSGKNAIWLMNGVKKLEGIYLDSASPEWKITGVSDFAGDGKLHIVWQNQNTGENAAWRLKDTSVETTFFFKQIKDTNWQMVF; translated from the coding sequence GTGGCAGCAAATCTATCAACAGAACTGAATCGCTCATCTATTTCTTTAAGTGAAACTAATTCGTTGACTAATAGTACTCCTCAAGTATTTCCATTGAGCAGTGGGGGTAATTCGACAAACTTTACACCAGTTCTCAAAGATACAGATGTTAGCCTCAATTCTGTAAATGAAGATGTGGGAAAACCAACCGGAACTGTAGGGACTCTAATTTCTAGTTTGGTAAAGTTAGGTGTTAACGTTACTGATACTGATAGTAGTGCAATTACAGGTATAGCAATTACAGCAATAAACACTAATAGTGGTAGTTGGTTTTACAGCACTGATAGCAATTCTTGGAAAGAAATTAACTTTGCATCTGATACTGAAGCATTAGTACTAGTCGCAAATGACAGTACCAGGATTTACTTTCAAGCATACCCTGATTTCAATGGCGCGATCGCATCAGCCCTCAGTTTCCGAGCCTGGGATACTACCGATGGTAGTTTAAATGGTAGTTATACAAATGCTCTATCTGGAAATAGCGCTTTTAGTTTAGAAAAAGAAATTGCATCTATTGTTGTTAATCCCATCAATGATGCTCCTTTTAATATTATTCCTGAATCTCAATTTGTTGGTGAAGATAGTACTTTAATTTTTTCTAAAAATAACGGCAATGCAATTAAAATTAATGACATTGATAGTTCAGGAGTAAATAATTTCCAGGTGACATTAAGTGTAGTTGATGGAATACTGAGTGTCACGAATACAAGTGATGTAATTAATATTGTTGGAAATGATAGTGGAAAAATTATCCTTAAAGGTTCTATCGACAACATTAATGCAGTTATCACTGGCTTAGATTCTAATCAGGGATTAATATTCAAGCCAAAATCAAATTTTAATGGAGTCACAAAACTGTCGATTATTAGTGATGATCTAAATACTAGTAATAATGTTGACGAAGACTTTGTAAATATTAATGTCATCTCTGTAAATGATGCACCCAGCTTTGTAATTGAACAGAATATTTCGATTGTGGAAGATGCAGGTAGGCAACAACTCGATAATTGGGTGAAAAATATTTCTCCAGGTGCGGAAAATGAATCAAATCAGACTGTTCAATTTTTTATAAATACAAATAATCCAGCTTTATTTGCTGAATTACCAAAAATAGCTAGTGATGGAACTTTAACTTATCGCATTGGTGATAATTTGAGTGGTAGTGCGACCGTCAGCGTTTATACTGAAGATGATGGGGGTACTGAGAATGGCGGAATTAATCGCTCAGTAATTCAAAATTTTACAATTAATGTTGATAGAGTAAATGATGCGCCAGTTAATAATGTTCCCACATCTATTACCATCGATGAAGATAGTAATTTTACATTTTCAAATCAGAGTCAACAGTTAATTTCTATAACCGATATTGATGCAGGTACCAATCCTATTCAGGTGACATTAACAGCAGAAAGTGGAATGCTGATAGTTAATGGTAGTAATAGTGTCAAAATAGATGGAAATAGCAGCGAAAAATTAACTTTAACTGGAACTGTAGATAACATTAATAATATCCTCAATGGATTAATTTATAAACCAAGGATCAACTTTAATGGACAATCGAAGATTGATGTTATCACGACAGATCAAGGAAATACAGGTAAAGGTGATATCGGGAAGGATGAAGATACAATTAACATTACAATTAATCAAGTTAATGATATTCCCACTTTCACCAAAGGGGGTGACTTAGTTGTTAGCGAAGATGCTCCATCACAAATTATTGAAAACTGGGCGAAAAATATTTCCAAAGGTGCCGAAAATGAAGCCGAACAAATTATAGAAGTTATTATCAAGAATGACAACAATAGCTTATTTGCCCAAGATGGACAACCAGCGATCGCGCTAGACGGGAAAAGTGGTACCCTCAGTTATAAGTTGGCTCCCAATGCCTTTGGTACGGCGAATGTTACAGTCCAAATTAGTGATGGGATTGATGTCTCTACAACCCAAACCTTTACCATCACTGCAAAATCTGTCAACGATGCACCCAGCTTCATTTTGGGTGAAAATCAAATCATCAATGAGGATGCAGGTAGCCAAACTATTCAAAACTGGGCAAGAAATATCTCTAAAGGTGCCGAAAATGAATCGCAACAAAAGCTGAAATTTGAGGTTAGCAATAACAAACCCAATTTGTTTGCGGTGCAACCAACCGTGAGCAACGATGGTACCCTGACTTATACACCAGCAAATAATGCCAATGGTACTGCCACAGTTACAATTAAATTGGTGGATGATGGTGGTGTCGAAAACGGTGGGATTAATTCGACTCAAGCCCAAACCTTTAATATTATAATTAATTCTGTCAATGATGCCCCTCGGTTCACCAAAGGGACAGATATTGCCGTCACTGCGGGTGCAGGTAAACAACTAATTACTCAATGGGCAAAAGACTTTGTAGCTGGAAGTAGCGACGAAATTACCCAAACGGTTTCACAATACATCATCACCAACAACAGTGAACCGAAAATATTTGATGTTCTTCCCAGTATTGATAGTAAAGGAAATCTCACATTTACACCCACTAACAAGCTAGACACACCCACCACTGCCATAATTAGCGTTCAAGTTCAAGATAGTGGTGGTACAGCAAATGGTGGTGTGGATGTTTCCCAAATTCAAACCTTTGCAATTACCGTTAACCCCTTATTTGCTGATATCAACCCCCCAATTACTAGTATTACGGAGGGTAATAGTGCTACTACTGAGTATCAATTTACCGTAAACCTCTCCAAGGCAAGTACAGCAATAGTTACTGTTGATTATCAAACTGAAGACGAAACTGCCACCACAGAAGACAATGACTATATTGCCAATAGCGGTACTTTAACCTTCCAACCAGGTGAAATCAGTAAAACCATCAAAGTGAAAATTCAAGGTGATACGAAATTTGAAGCAAATCAAACCTTCAAACTGAATTTAAGTAACCCCAATAATGTGACTTTGGGTAAAAAATCCAGCAATATCACCATTGTCAACGATGATGCTCAACCTGTAATTAAAATTAATAATGTGCGTCAGCGAGAAGGGAATCAGAATTTTAGTCCCTTTGAATTTAGTGTTGACTTATCCAACAGTAGCGATGATTTCATCATGGTTGATTATGCCACCATTGATGAATCTGCCACAGTTGCCAAAGAAGACTATCTTCCAACCAATGGTACACTCACCTTTAATCCTGGTGAAACTCAGAAAACCATTGTTGTGAATGTCAAAGGTGATACGAAATTTGAGGAAAACGAGACATTCAAAATCCGTTTAGATAATTTGAAAAATGCCTCACTCATGGTGACAGATAGAAATGGAGTGGGTACCATCGTCAATGATGAGGGTGGAAGCGGTGCCGACTTTAATAGCGATCGCATTCCTGATCTATTCTGGCAGAATCGTTCTTCTGGGGAAACTGCAATTTGGTTGATGGATGGTAGTAAATTAGAAACAGGAATTTTTCTAGAGCAGGTAGCACCTAGCTGGAAAGTCGATGCCCTAGGTGACATGAATGGGGATGGAAATACTGATTTATTGTGGCGTGACTATAAAACGGGGGAAAATGCAATTTGGTTTACGGATGGCACAAAAGTCACCGATACCAAATATATTACCCCAGTTGAGGATCTCAACTGGCACATTGAGGCTGTTGCAGACTTTGACCAAGATGGACAATTAGACATCCTTTGGTATCAACATCAGTCAGGTGAACTGGCTATTTGGCAAATGAAAAATAGTCAGTTATCCCAAGGATATAGCCTGCCTATAATCGAATTTAATTGGGAAGTAGTGGGAGTAGCCGATTTTGATGGTGATGGTGGTGTTGATATTTATCGACGCAACCGTAAATCAGGTGAAAATGCTGTTTTATTGATGGATGGATTTAAAGTTGGGTTAGATGTTCTATTTGACCCAGTTGAAGACCTAAATTGGGATATGATAGAAACTGCCGACTTCGACAGTGATGGTAAAGTTGATATTCTTTGGCGTAACCGTCAATCAGGAAAAAATGCCATTTGGTTGATGAATGGAGTTAAGAAGCTTGAAGGGATATACTTAGATTCAGCCAGCCCGGAATGGAAAATAACTGGGGTATCTGACTTTGCTGGAGATGGAAAATTACATATTGTTTGGCAAAATCAAAATAC